A single Watersipora subatra chromosome 7, tzWatSuba1.1, whole genome shotgun sequence DNA region contains:
- the LOC137400638 gene encoding DNA ligase 1-like, which translates to MVQISLTDVDQEFLEKAARFFNNLLVSMTAEADLTSSDLLQKFKVFSQRSVGKVLSPKQAYEESVIKSICQQLHKEFKESAAKQSEMLEDEAKADNFPTWPQVKEKLDSLFEAIIKKYDLHPKVKRCEDQDIVDDYRNFMKEEYETIVANRERELKARQDEEKIEKLKKILESTDRKVEELLKAVDRANGDKRKVTNQTSATQKTFTTIASQCLKHEEKRDEVKHQPEKSETSVNQAKQANCHLHMLADERVTTEEPQMHTKNTQEENAQKLTTEPSKPPVTDAIKPARDNQQLAKKTQKRAKITKKREKAATELKKEAPKPVKEFPKPLGAKKPLKTDNKKKKNSKDKSSKTFSCFKP; encoded by the exons ATGGTACAAATTTCTTTAACAGATGTAGATCAAGAGTTTTTGGAAAAGGCTGCAAGATTTTTCAACAATTTGCTTGTTTCTATGACAGCTGAAGCAGACCTTACTAGCAGTGACCTGCTTCAAAAGTTCAAG GTTTTCTCTCAGAGATCTGTAGGAAAGGTTCTCTCACCAAAACAAGCATATGAGGAATCAGTAATCAAATCCATTTGTCAGCAGTTGCACAAAGAGTTCAAAGAGAGTGCTGCTAAG CAAAGTGAGATGCTAGAAGATGAAGCAAAGGCAGATAACTTTCCCACTTGGCCACAAGTAAAAGAAAAACTTGATTCACTTTTTGAAGCaatcataaaaaaatatgaCCTTCATCCAAAGGTTAAACGCTGCGAAGACCAGGATATAGTGGA tgaCTACCGGAACTTCATGAAAGAGGAGTACGAAACAATCGTGGCCAATCGGGAGCGTGAACTCAAAGCACGACAAGATgaagaaaagattgaaaaactgaaaaaaatactTGAAAGCACAGATCGTAAAGTGGAAGAGTTACTAAAAGCAGTTGACAG AGCAAACGGAGACAAAAGAAAGGTGACAAACCAGACAAGTGCTacacaaaaaacatttacaacaaTTGCTTCACAATGCCTGAAACATGAGGAAAAACGAGATGAAGTAAAGCACCAACCTGAAAAGTCAGAAACATCTGTCAATCAGGCAAAGCAAGCAAATTGCCATTTACACATGTTGGCTGATGAACGAGTGACGACAGAGGAGCCTCAAATGCATACAAAAAATACACAAGAAGAAAAtgctcaaaaactaacaacaGAGCCGTCAAaaccaccagtaactgatgctATAAAACCCGCAAGAGACAATCAACAACTAGcgaaaaaaactcaaaaacgagcAAAAATCACTAAAAAACGAGAAAAAGCTGCAACAGAACTAAAAAAAGAAGCTCCAAAACCAGTAAAAGAGTTTCCAAAACCATTAGGAGCtaaaaaaccattaaaaacggacaataaaaagaaaaaaaattcaaaggataaaagttcaaaaacattttcctgTTTTAAACCATAG